One genomic segment of Acidihalobacter prosperus includes these proteins:
- a CDS encoding DEAD/DEAH box helicase — MDEAARPDSIDAVLDNLRARSHDELHKGKLFERLIVQYLKTDPTYANTLAHVWTWAEWPQRPADWKADNTGIDLVGQTHEGTFWAIQCKFYDAGSTLDKAHVSSFLADSAKVFTVDGIEQSFAYRLFVSTTARLGKGAEGVIADQPNFGILYREDLAEAPVDWSELDVLKPEQMKRRTRKHLREHQEEAIRETVDGFAGLDRGKLIMACGTGKTFTALRLNETVTPDTGLTLFLAPSITLVSQTLREWSAEAEQPFDAFVVCSDSRVGREEEDIKTAELAYPATTDARRLGRAIVQAGQRHTRRRVVFSTYQSIQVVIDAQRSGGLPAFDLVICDEAHRTTGLTLPKEDASDFVKVHDNAVLRASKRLYMTATPRIFAEASKTKAGEKNAVLYSMDDEATFGTEFYRLSFGQAVQRDLLAEYKVLIVAVDEDRMASVANSFNNAYKIDEKNAVDIDFATRIIGSWKGLSKQGLKVIDDGEVSDLEEDTAPMRRAVAFSKSIKASHEATKVFADLVRLYRQEHEDDDSMVNATLHHVDGTMNMARRKDELDWLKDEPDAGQCRILSNARCLSEGVDVPALDAVVFFDTRESIVDIVQSVGRVMRKAPDKQYGYIILPVAIPTKKVKDYNSYLESNPQFKGIWKVIKALRAHDERLVDEAEFRRRIKVIGRGKGGKGSEGGGGQLPLDIPLVPVEDIQQAVYAAIPRKLGDREYWAEWAKSVAQIAHRITQRIEKLIERPYSNGRKAFNAYLKGLRKNINPGISEEEAIEMLAQHIITRPVFDALFEGRGFSDDNPISQAMQRIIDHVDDHGVDSETDDLERFYDNVRGRVALAKSDKSRQEIIKNLYDTFFNNAFPRMAERLGIVYTPIEPVDFIVHSVEAVLNKHFGISVSSPDVQIIDPFVGTGTFIVRLLQSGLIKPDDIERKYRNELHANEIVLLAYYVAAVNIETAYHGVSGKNAPFDGIVLTDTFQMYEADQSDHLEGGFSRENAERVERQKKQPIRVVIGNPPYSAGQTSANDNNQNQAYPKLDERIRVTYAAQSSAINKNSLYASEIKAMRWASDRIGKEGVVAFVTNGSFIDGNTADGLRKRLTQEFSHLYVFNLRGNQRTAGELSRKEGGKVFGSGSRNTVAIILMVKNPAHTGPCELFYRDIGDYLDREEKLSRIADFGSVDKVPWTRITPNEAGDWINQRNPEFEGFVALGDKSDKDAATIFETYSRGISTSRDDWAYNFSRVALESNMRRMIDNYNTEVDRYAAACAGATEKPDVDTIVDSDPKRIKWSRGLKSDAERGRKYDLEQNSVVMSIYRPFTKAWSYFNRRLNDMVYQMPRLFPTPRHQNLAISVSGVGVTKDYSCLIVDCVPDLNLIQAGQFFPLYVYEKTDKDRPSGDSDLFQQQDDAVPDSDGYVRRDGITDEALEAYRKHYGDDSITKEDLFYHVYGLLHSPEYRQQYAADLKRMLPRIPKPASIETFRAFASAGRKLADLHLNYETIEPWPLEERYKQKQHGLLDAPEQPNYRVAKMRFPSKKDKSKIIYNSELTLEGIPPEAFEYVVNGKSAIEWVMERYQVTTAKDSSIKNDPNLWCDEHNDPRYIVDLVKRVVRVSVETQRLVKRLPKLDENLRER; from the coding sequence ATGGACGAAGCGGCACGGCCAGATTCCATCGATGCAGTTCTGGATAACTTACGCGCTCGATCCCATGACGAACTCCACAAAGGCAAGCTGTTTGAACGCCTGATCGTCCAGTACCTCAAGACCGACCCGACCTATGCCAACACGCTCGCCCACGTCTGGACCTGGGCGGAGTGGCCGCAACGTCCCGCCGACTGGAAAGCCGACAACACCGGCATCGATCTGGTCGGCCAAACGCACGAGGGCACCTTCTGGGCGATCCAGTGCAAGTTCTACGACGCCGGCTCGACGCTCGACAAGGCGCACGTCTCGTCCTTCCTCGCCGACAGCGCCAAGGTCTTCACCGTTGACGGCATAGAGCAGTCCTTCGCCTACCGGCTGTTCGTCAGCACAACGGCTCGGCTGGGCAAAGGCGCGGAAGGCGTCATTGCGGATCAACCGAACTTCGGCATTCTGTATCGCGAAGACCTCGCGGAAGCCCCCGTCGATTGGTCAGAGCTGGATGTCCTCAAACCGGAGCAGATGAAGCGCCGGACGCGCAAGCACCTGCGCGAGCATCAGGAGGAGGCCATCCGCGAAACCGTGGACGGCTTCGCCGGGCTTGATCGGGGCAAGCTCATCATGGCCTGCGGCACCGGCAAGACCTTCACCGCGCTGCGTCTGAACGAAACCGTTACGCCCGATACCGGCCTGACGCTGTTCCTTGCGCCCTCCATCACCTTGGTATCGCAGACCCTGCGTGAATGGTCAGCCGAAGCCGAACAGCCCTTCGATGCCTTCGTGGTGTGCTCCGACTCGCGCGTGGGCCGCGAGGAAGAGGACATCAAGACGGCGGAACTGGCGTATCCGGCCACCACGGATGCGCGCCGGCTGGGCCGCGCCATCGTTCAGGCTGGGCAACGCCACACGCGCCGCCGTGTGGTTTTCTCCACGTACCAGTCGATTCAGGTCGTCATCGACGCGCAGCGCAGCGGCGGTCTGCCGGCCTTCGATCTGGTGATCTGCGATGAGGCCCACCGAACCACCGGACTGACGCTTCCCAAGGAAGATGCGTCCGATTTCGTGAAAGTCCATGACAATGCCGTGCTGCGGGCCAGCAAGCGCCTCTACATGACGGCGACGCCGCGCATCTTCGCCGAAGCGAGCAAAACCAAAGCCGGTGAGAAGAACGCCGTACTCTATTCCATGGACGATGAGGCCACTTTTGGCACCGAGTTCTATCGCCTGAGCTTCGGGCAGGCCGTGCAGCGCGACTTGCTGGCCGAGTACAAGGTGCTGATCGTCGCGGTGGACGAAGACCGCATGGCATCGGTCGCCAACAGTTTCAACAACGCCTACAAGATCGACGAGAAAAATGCCGTGGACATCGACTTTGCCACGCGCATCATCGGTAGCTGGAAGGGGTTATCCAAGCAGGGCCTGAAAGTCATCGACGATGGCGAAGTCAGCGATCTGGAGGAAGACACCGCGCCGATGCGCCGGGCCGTGGCGTTCTCAAAGTCGATCAAGGCGTCCCATGAGGCCACGAAAGTCTTTGCCGATCTGGTCAGGCTCTACCGCCAGGAGCACGAAGACGACGACAGCATGGTGAATGCCACATTACATCATGTGGACGGCACCATGAACATGGCCCGGCGCAAGGACGAACTGGACTGGCTCAAGGATGAACCCGACGCAGGCCAGTGCCGCATCCTGTCCAATGCCCGGTGTTTGTCCGAAGGTGTGGACGTGCCGGCGCTCGATGCCGTGGTGTTCTTCGACACCCGAGAATCCATTGTGGACATCGTGCAGTCGGTCGGCCGCGTCATGCGCAAAGCGCCCGATAAGCAGTATGGGTACATCATCCTGCCGGTCGCGATCCCGACAAAAAAGGTCAAGGACTACAACAGTTATCTTGAGAGTAATCCGCAGTTTAAGGGCATCTGGAAAGTCATCAAGGCGCTGCGGGCGCATGATGAACGCCTGGTCGATGAAGCGGAGTTCCGGCGGCGCATCAAGGTCATTGGGCGAGGCAAAGGAGGCAAAGGCAGCGAGGGAGGCGGCGGGCAGCTTCCGCTGGACATTCCTCTTGTTCCTGTCGAGGACATCCAGCAGGCCGTGTACGCCGCGATCCCGCGCAAGCTGGGCGACCGTGAGTATTGGGCCGAATGGGCCAAGAGCGTGGCCCAGATCGCCCACAGGATCACCCAACGCATCGAAAAGCTGATCGAGCGGCCCTACAGCAACGGGCGCAAGGCGTTCAACGCCTACCTCAAGGGGCTACGCAAGAACATCAATCCCGGTATCTCAGAGGAAGAAGCCATCGAGATGCTGGCCCAGCACATCATCACCCGCCCGGTGTTCGATGCACTGTTCGAGGGACGCGGATTTTCGGACGACAACCCCATCTCCCAAGCCATGCAGCGAATCATCGATCACGTCGATGATCATGGCGTGGACAGCGAAACGGACGATCTGGAACGGTTCTACGATAACGTGCGCGGCCGCGTGGCGCTCGCCAAGAGCGACAAGTCTCGTCAGGAAATCATCAAGAACCTGTACGACACCTTCTTTAACAATGCCTTCCCACGCATGGCCGAGCGGCTGGGCATCGTCTACACGCCTATCGAGCCGGTGGACTTCATTGTTCACAGCGTCGAGGCTGTCCTGAACAAGCACTTCGGCATTAGCGTATCGTCGCCTGACGTGCAGATCATCGATCCCTTTGTGGGAACGGGCACGTTCATCGTGCGCCTGCTGCAATCTGGTCTTATCAAGCCAGACGACATAGAGCGCAAATATCGGAACGAACTACACGCCAATGAAATCGTGCTGCTGGCCTACTATGTGGCAGCGGTCAATATCGAGACGGCCTATCACGGCGTGAGCGGCAAGAATGCGCCGTTCGATGGCATCGTGCTGACGGATACGTTCCAGATGTACGAGGCTGATCAGAGTGATCATCTGGAGGGTGGGTTCTCCAGAGAGAACGCCGAGCGGGTTGAACGGCAGAAGAAGCAGCCCATCCGGGTGGTGATCGGCAATCCGCCGTATTCCGCCGGACAGACAAGCGCCAACGATAACAACCAGAATCAGGCATACCCGAAGCTGGATGAGCGTATCCGCGTAACCTATGCGGCACAGTCGTCTGCGATAAACAAGAACAGCCTCTACGCATCCGAAATCAAGGCGATGCGCTGGGCCTCTGACCGTATCGGCAAGGAGGGCGTGGTCGCCTTTGTGACGAACGGCTCCTTCATCGACGGCAACACGGCAGATGGACTGCGCAAGCGCCTGACACAGGAATTCAGCCATCTGTATGTGTTTAATTTGAGAGGAAATCAGCGCACTGCTGGTGAACTTTCTCGAAAAGAAGGCGGCAAGGTGTTTGGGTCGGGTTCACGCAACACGGTAGCGATTATCTTGATGGTGAAAAACCCTGCGCATACCGGCCCATGTGAGTTGTTCTATCGAGACATCGGTGATTATCTGGATCGTGAAGAAAAGCTCAGCCGCATTGCGGACTTTGGCAGCGTCGACAAGGTGCCGTGGACGCGCATCACGCCGAATGAGGCGGGTGACTGGATCAATCAGCGGAATCCGGAGTTTGAGGGGTTCGTGGCGCTTGGAGACAAGAGCGACAAAGACGCTGCAACGATCTTCGAGACATACTCGCGTGGAATCTCAACAAGCCGCGACGACTGGGCCTACAACTTCTCGCGTGTGGCGCTTGAGAGCAACATGCGGCGAATGATCGACAACTATAACACCGAGGTAGACCGCTACGCTGCCGCATGTGCTGGAGCGACGGAAAAGCCGGATGTCGATACCATCGTGGACAGCGATCCAAAGCGGATCAAGTGGTCGCGTGGCTTGAAGTCCGATGCCGAACGTGGACGGAAATACGACCTTGAGCAGAACTCTGTTGTGATGAGTATTTATAGGCCGTTTACGAAAGCGTGGTCGTATTTCAATCGTCGCCTGAACGACATGGTGTATCAGATGCCACGCCTATTCCCAACACCGCGTCACCAGAATCTGGCGATCTCAGTATCTGGCGTTGGAGTAACCAAGGATTATTCGTGCTTGATAGTAGATTGTGTTCCAGACTTGAATCTGATTCAGGCAGGTCAATTTTTCCCTCTATATGTCTACGAAAAAACGGACAAAGATAGACCATCCGGCGATTCAGACCTGTTCCAGCAGCAGGATGACGCCGTCCCAGACAGTGACGGCTACGTGCGCCGTGATGGAATCACAGACGAAGCCCTGGAAGCCTATCGCAAGCATTACGGTGACGACTCGATCACCAAAGAAGACCTGTTCTATCACGTCTACGGACTGCTGCACTCGCCGGAGTATCGGCAGCAGTATGCCGCCGACCTCAAGCGCATGCTGCCCCGTATTCCTAAGCCTGCCAGCATCGAGACGTTCAGGGCATTTGCCTCGGCGGGCCGCAAGCTGGCCGACCTGCACCTGAACTATGAAACGATTGAGCCGTGGCCGCTGGAAGAGCGCTACAAACAGAAGCAGCACGGTCTGCTGGATGCTCCTGAACAGCCGAATTACCGCGTGGCGAAGATGCGGTTTCCCAGCAAGAAGGACAAATCCAAGATCATCTACAACAGCGAACTGACCCTGGAAGGCATCCCGCCAGAGGCATTCGAGTATGTCGTCAACGGCAAGTCCGCGATTGAATGGGTGATGGAGCGCTATCAGGTCACGACAGCCAAGGACAGCAGTATCAAGAACGACCCGAACCTGTGGTGTGACGAACACAACGATCCGCGCTACATCGTCGATCTGGTCAAGCGGGTAGTGCGAGTGAGCGTGGAGACGCAGCGGCTTGTTAAACGCCTACCGAAGTTAGACGAAAACTTAAGAGAAAGATGA
- a CDS encoding outer membrane lipoprotein — MNKKMFLVTPVLAALLVSGCASYRADEYQGGLQAMQTLTGVVVNDRVVHIQAPRAGVGSMAGAAIGGIGGAALAHGSGGLGQALAGTVGAIAGGIVGQSVESQATGPAQQVTVQLAGSGRLLTVVEQGPLLHPGEAVGITISPRGRARVFPMPQEKAKGGANE, encoded by the coding sequence ATGAATAAGAAAATGTTTTTAGTAACCCCCGTGCTTGCCGCGCTGCTGGTGAGTGGATGCGCGAGCTACCGGGCGGATGAGTACCAGGGTGGACTGCAAGCCATGCAAACCCTGACAGGCGTCGTGGTGAATGATCGTGTGGTGCACATCCAGGCCCCGCGCGCCGGGGTAGGCAGCATGGCCGGAGCCGCCATCGGCGGCATCGGCGGCGCGGCTCTGGCGCACGGCTCGGGCGGCCTGGGCCAAGCCCTGGCCGGCACGGTCGGAGCCATCGCTGGCGGGATCGTCGGGCAGTCCGTGGAGAGTCAGGCGACCGGCCCGGCCCAGCAGGTGACGGTGCAGCTCGCTGGAAGCGGACGGCTTTTGACTGTCGTCGAGCAAGGGCCACTGCTTCACCCAGGCGAAGCGGTTGGCATCACCATTTCCCCCCGCGGCCGCGCGCGAGTTTTCCCAATGCCGCAGGAGAAGGCCAAGGGAGGGGCAAATGAATAA
- a CDS encoding topoisomerase DNA-binding C4 zinc finger domain-containing protein, with protein MDERTKPEIRRAACPRCGDDLKRVWSSKKQRFYWLCLNGEDECGAIYSDDGGEPKTTQITKEAVPDLTCPECGQASLEYIEGAKFGAFLKCPDCEATFDLADQSLPPSQENLAPLCPDDEGHGHMKRRSGRNGAFWGCRRFPECRGTRQIEDEG; from the coding sequence ATGGATGAGCGGACAAAACCCGAGATCCGTCGCGCGGCTTGCCCGCGCTGCGGGGATGATCTCAAGCGCGTGTGGTCCTCCAAAAAACAGCGGTTTTACTGGCTTTGCCTGAATGGCGAGGATGAGTGCGGTGCGATCTATTCAGACGATGGCGGCGAGCCCAAAACGACGCAGATCACCAAGGAAGCCGTGCCGGATTTGACGTGTCCTGAGTGCGGACAAGCGTCACTGGAATATATCGAAGGCGCCAAGTTCGGCGCGTTTTTGAAATGCCCTGACTGCGAAGCGACTTTTGATCTTGCAGACCAAAGCCTGCCACCGTCTCAAGAAAACCTGGCTCCGCTCTGCCCGGATGACGAAGGCCACGGACACATGAAACGGCGCTCGGGCAGGAATGGCGCCTTTTGGGGCTGCCGCCGCTTCCCTGAGTGCCGTGGCACGCGGCAGATAGAGGATGAGGGCTGA
- a CDS encoding type IV secretion system DNA-binding domain-containing protein — MWPWQKPQKPRPRSDRIQIGGVPVPPSLEPLHFLIAGSTGTGKSQAISANLDVIRERGDRVIMADPGGQYMSRWWREGDTILAPLDQRSVPWSPFSEMRGQEDADRVAKSIIPDIETSGDAAEWQKYSQGLVAAILERLWESGGAANEKFVRLLTVAKSDEIEAIVQGLPAQTLFDTGAAKMLSAVRGIIGSALPAYRFLPPDAGADAWSIRRWIEGGSGWLWLPYKDSQRAAMAPLISAWLGEAVSAILDLEPSRERRIWLVLDEVALLGKVQALSDALTNGRKYGLRAILGLQSVAQLRQVYGREGATVLLSCLSSQVILRSPDPETADTMSRALGEHQISREHSSHGPSGSSTSEHVVIERAVLPSELQCLPDRVGYLKLAGDYPLAKVSIGITHKEPAVPSFIPRAAAQKAPPPVVKEVQQESTAPDEKIVAPGLSLELIPATCAGENLRHILTADQWQRLQKRTAAEAGGVCEICGGVGDKWPVETHEVWSYDDQAKVQKLERLQALCPSCHQAKHLGHAAQKGQEQEAMKRLAELNQWDAETARKYIDQEMKICRERSRHKWTQDLQILESKYDLKIPKGE, encoded by the coding sequence ATGTGGCCCTGGCAGAAACCTCAGAAACCCCGCCCGCGCAGCGACCGAATCCAGATCGGCGGCGTGCCCGTGCCGCCGAGTTTGGAGCCGCTGCACTTCCTGATCGCAGGCAGCACAGGTACGGGCAAAAGCCAGGCGATCAGCGCGAATCTAGACGTAATTCGTGAGCGCGGCGACCGCGTGATCATGGCTGACCCCGGCGGGCAATATATGAGCCGGTGGTGGCGCGAAGGCGACACCATCCTTGCGCCGCTGGACCAGCGGTCGGTGCCGTGGTCGCCTTTCTCGGAAATGCGCGGTCAGGAAGACGCGGACAGAGTGGCGAAGTCGATCATTCCCGATATTGAAACAAGCGGCGACGCAGCAGAGTGGCAGAAATACTCGCAAGGCCTTGTGGCCGCAATTTTGGAAAGGCTGTGGGAGTCTGGTGGCGCGGCAAATGAGAAATTTGTGCGTCTTTTGACCGTCGCCAAAAGCGATGAAATCGAAGCGATAGTCCAGGGGCTCCCTGCTCAAACGCTTTTCGATACCGGCGCCGCAAAAATGTTGTCGGCGGTGCGCGGCATCATCGGATCGGCTCTCCCCGCGTACAGGTTTTTACCGCCGGATGCGGGCGCGGATGCGTGGTCGATTCGGCGATGGATAGAAGGCGGCTCGGGTTGGCTGTGGCTGCCCTATAAGGACAGCCAACGCGCGGCCATGGCACCGCTGATAAGCGCATGGCTCGGCGAAGCGGTGTCGGCCATCCTCGATCTGGAACCTAGCCGTGAACGGCGAATCTGGCTGGTGCTGGATGAGGTCGCGCTTTTGGGCAAAGTGCAGGCGCTGTCCGACGCACTGACCAACGGGCGGAAATATGGCCTGCGCGCCATTTTGGGCCTGCAATCTGTCGCGCAACTTCGACAAGTCTATGGCCGTGAGGGCGCGACCGTCCTGCTGTCGTGCCTATCCAGTCAAGTGATTTTAAGGTCGCCTGATCCCGAGACGGCCGACACGATGAGTAGGGCGCTCGGCGAGCACCAGATCAGTCGCGAGCACAGCAGCCATGGGCCAAGTGGGTCGAGCACATCAGAGCATGTGGTGATCGAGCGCGCCGTGCTGCCGAGTGAACTGCAATGCCTGCCGGATCGGGTGGGATATTTGAAACTGGCGGGTGATTATCCACTGGCAAAAGTGTCGATTGGTATCACTCACAAAGAGCCTGCGGTGCCCTCATTCATCCCCCGTGCCGCAGCGCAGAAAGCGCCGCCGCCGGTGGTGAAGGAAGTGCAGCAGGAGAGCACTGCGCCCGACGAAAAGATCGTCGCGCCGGGGCTGTCACTCGAACTCATCCCCGCAACATGCGCGGGCGAAAACCTGAGACATATCCTCACTGCTGATCAGTGGCAGCGCCTCCAAAAGCGCACGGCTGCCGAAGCTGGCGGCGTGTGCGAAATCTGCGGAGGTGTGGGCGACAAATGGCCGGTGGAAACGCATGAGGTGTGGAGCTATGACGATCAAGCCAAGGTGCAAAAACTAGAACGACTGCAAGCCCTTTGCCCTTCCTGCCATCAGGCAAAACACCTTGGCCATGCCGCGCAGAAAGGGCAAGAGCAGGAAGCGATGAAGCGACTGGCTGAACTGAATCAGTGGGACGCTGAAACCGCACGAAAGTACATCGATCAGGAAATGAAGATTTGCCGCGAAAGATCGCGGCATAAGTGGACTCAGGATCTCCAAATCCTCGAGTCGAAGTACGACCTGAAAATCCCGAAAGGAGAATGA